The Chthoniobacterales bacterium nucleotide sequence TGAAATTCATGAGGCCGTTCACCAGGAGACCCCGGCCGCGCAATAAATTGGTCCGCCTAACCAGCCGGCCATGAATAATTTTTTTTCCAGGAGCCTAAATGCCAACGAAAGCGACGACCAAGACCACAGCGCGGAAGGCCACGACCGCACGCAAACCCGCCCCGGCGGGTCCGTCCCGTGGCGGACCGGTCAAGGCCGCCGTCTCGTCGCCCCCGGCGCCTGAGCCCAAGCGCAAGGAAACCAAGAGCGCCAAGGAAGAGGCAGCGGCGCCGGCCAAGCCAAAGGCCTCCACTCAAGCGCCGGCCAAGCCATCCGAACCAGCGCGAAAGCCCGCTGCGGCACCAGCCAAGGTAACGACCGAGCCGAAAACGCCTGAGGCCCCGAAAGCGCCGAAACAGGTGATGGAGACGGTGTCGTTGATCGACGAAAAGAAGCCGCGGCCCAAGCGGGCCGAGGGCGGGGCCACCAAATCGTTCCTCCCTCCCATTTCCCGGATTCGGACGCCCGAGCCGGTTGCTCCACCAAAGCCGGCAGCACCGCCACCTCCGCCGCCCGAGCCGGCAGCCGAGGCCGCTCCAACCGAGACGAGCGCAGCCGAGCCCGAGGTCGAGCAAAAGATCATTCACATCAAGCCGCCGATCATCGTCAAGGAATTGGCGACGCAACTCGGTGTGAAGCCGTTTCAGCTGATCAAGGAGCTGATGACCGACTTCAACATTTTCGTCAATATCAACCAGACGATCGAGCCGGACATCGCCACCCAGATTTGCCAAAAGCACGGGTTCGTTTTCGAAATGGAACGCCGGGAAAAAGGGGGCGGCGTTCACAAGGTAGAACAGGTGGTGGTCGCACCCCCGCCGCCGGTGATCGAGAAGGAAGAAGAACTCAAGACCCGCGGCCCGATCATTACCTTCATGGGCCACGTCGATCACGGCAAAACCTCATTGATGGACGCCATCCGCAAGACGCGCGTCGCCGCCGGGGAAGCGGGCGGAATTACGCAGCACATCGGCGCCTACACCGTCGATTACAAGGGGACGCGGATTACTTTTCTCGACACTCCGGGCCACGCCGCGTTCACCGCGATGCGGGCCCGGGGAGCGCATGTCACCGACATCGTCGTGATTGTCGTGGCGGCCGATGACGGCCTGATGCCGCAAACTCTGGAGGCGATCAGCCACGCCAAGGCGGCGCCCCACGTGAAGATCATGGTGGCGATCAACAAGATCGACTTACCGGGAGCGAACATCGACCGGGTAAAAAAACAGCTCCAGGACCGCGAGCTGACTCCGGAAGATTGGGGCGGCGATACGATCGTGGTGCCGGTTTCAGCGACGAAGGGCATCGGCATTGACCAGCTCCTGGAGAACATGTCAGCGCTCGCGGAGGTAGAGGATTTGAAAGCGTCGCCCACCGCGACTCCGCGCGGCACCGTGATTGAAGCGCAGGTTGAACCGGGACGCGGTCCGACCGCGACGGTGATTGTGCAAATGGGGACCCTGAAAATTGGCGACCCATTTATCTGCGGCGATTACGGCGGCAAAGTGAAATCGCTCATGGACGACCGCGGCAAGCCGATCAAGGAAGCAGGTCCTTCCACTCCGGTGAAAGTGCTCGGCTTCAGCGGTCTTCCCCAGGCGGGTGATGAGTTTTTGGTGATGGAATCGGAACGGTCGGCGAAAACGTTGAGCGAAGAGCGTCTCCTCGACCGGCGCGCCGACAAACTTAGTGCGCCGCAACGCGCCACTCTCGAAAGTTTGCTCGAAGCGGCCGATGGCAAGAAGCATCTCCGGATTGTCCTGAAGTGCGACGCGCAGGGCTCGCTCGAAGCGTTGACGGGAGCGTTGGAGCAAATCGAGAGCAAGAAGATCGACCTCGAAATCATTCATTCCGGCGTGGGGCCGATCTCGGAATCCGACATTCTCCTGGCCAGTGCATCAAACGCGGTCGTGGTCGGCTTCAACATCAAGGTTGAAAGCATGGCCGTGAACGCGGCCAAACGCGAAGGCGTGCAGGTCAAACTTTACAGCATCATTTACGAACTCATCGACCAGATGAAGGAAGCGATGGCGGGTCTGCTCGATCCGGAACATCGCGAGACGGTGATCGGTCATGCCGAAGTGAAGCAGGTCTTCAAGTTGAGCAAGGGAATCGTGGCGGGCTGCCTCGTCACCGACGGCCGCATCGCCCGCACGGCGCGGGCGCGCGTGCTGCGGAAACGTCAGCCGGTTTACGACGGCGGGCTTTCCACTCTTCGCCGTTTCCAGGACGACGTGAAAGAAGTTCGCGTCGGCCTCGAGTGCGGCATCAAGCTGGGCGACTTTAGCGAATATCAAGTGGGCGACATCATCGAGTGCTATCAACTCGAGGCCATCGCGCAGAAACTCTGATGGTTGAGAGTTTTTAGTTGAGTGTTGAGAGCCGCTGGGAGGCCGTTCGAACTCTCAACTACAAACTCTCAACTCTCAACTTTCCTCATGAAACATCGATTACTCCGCGTGAATGAGCTCCTGAAACGCGAGCTCAGCAGCATCATCACGCGCGAAATGACTTTTGACGACGTCCTCGTGACGCTCAACCAGGTGGACGTCACTCCGGACCTGAAACACGCCCACGCGTATGTCAGCGTTCTGGGCAAGAAAGGCGAGGCCGCCGCGGCCATGGCCAAGCTCGAGGAAAACCGCGTCGTTCTCCAGGCCGCCCTCGCCAAAAGCGTGACCTTGAAATACACGCCTCATCTTGTTTTTCACCTCGACGATTCCATCGAACGCGGCGCCCGCGTTTTCGAAATTTTGCAGCAAATCGAGACGCCGGAAAAGGAATGAAGCAA carries:
- the infB gene encoding translation initiation factor IF-2, with product MPTKATTKTTARKATTARKPAPAGPSRGGPVKAAVSSPPAPEPKRKETKSAKEEAAAPAKPKASTQAPAKPSEPARKPAAAPAKVTTEPKTPEAPKAPKQVMETVSLIDEKKPRPKRAEGGATKSFLPPISRIRTPEPVAPPKPAAPPPPPPEPAAEAAPTETSAAEPEVEQKIIHIKPPIIVKELATQLGVKPFQLIKELMTDFNIFVNINQTIEPDIATQICQKHGFVFEMERREKGGGVHKVEQVVVAPPPPVIEKEEELKTRGPIITFMGHVDHGKTSLMDAIRKTRVAAGEAGGITQHIGAYTVDYKGTRITFLDTPGHAAFTAMRARGAHVTDIVVIVVAADDGLMPQTLEAISHAKAAPHVKIMVAINKIDLPGANIDRVKKQLQDRELTPEDWGGDTIVVPVSATKGIGIDQLLENMSALAEVEDLKASPTATPRGTVIEAQVEPGRGPTATVIVQMGTLKIGDPFICGDYGGKVKSLMDDRGKPIKEAGPSTPVKVLGFSGLPQAGDEFLVMESERSAKTLSEERLLDRRADKLSAPQRATLESLLEAADGKKHLRIVLKCDAQGSLEALTGALEQIESKKIDLEIIHSGVGPISESDILLASASNAVVVGFNIKVESMAVNAAKREGVQVKLYSIIYELIDQMKEAMAGLLDPEHRETVIGHAEVKQVFKLSKGIVAGCLVTDGRIARTARARVLRKRQPVYDGGLSTLRRFQDDVKEVRVGLECGIKLGDFSEYQVGDIIECYQLEAIAQKL
- the rbfA gene encoding 30S ribosome-binding factor RbfA; protein product: MKHRLLRVNELLKRELSSIITREMTFDDVLVTLNQVDVTPDLKHAHAYVSVLGKKGEAAAAMAKLEENRVVLQAALAKSVTLKYTPHLVFHLDDSIERGARVFEILQQIETPEKE